The Filimonas lacunae genomic sequence TGAAAGCGCGGTGTGGATACCAGTGCATCTTTCCAGGTAGATAACACCATGTTCTGCTCAATTTTGTCAAATGCCATCCGTATAGCATTCCGGTAATCAATGGGGCGGATATGGAGTTGTTCTGCCAGGTTATTGGGTCTGGCCAGTGTTTCTACTTTCATGCTATCTACCAGGTTACGCGCCAGCAGATAAGAAGTAGATGTTACAAAATAAAGCCAGTAGGATGAAAGGCGCGGTGTTAAAACCGGTACGGTAAATATATATCTTTTCAGCCCGCGCTCTTCTGCATATATTTCCAGCAGGTCTTTATAGGTAAGCCTGTCAGGGCCATATAAGTCGTACGTATTACCAAAAGTGGCTTCTTTCAGCAGAACACCGGTGAGAAATTCCACTACGTTTCTGATGGCAATGGGTTGGGTGTGCGTGTTAAGCCACCTGGGAGCAATCATGACAGGTAATTTTTCTGCCAGATCGCGAATAATTTCAAAGGAAGCACTGCCTGAACCTACTACAATTCCTGCCCTTAATACGGTAACGGGGGCGCGGCCGTTTTGCAGTATCGTTTCTACCTGTTTTCGGGATTGCAGGTGTTTGGATAGCTGTGCTGCATTGGCAATGCCACCGAGGTAAATGATTTGTTGTACAGCAGTACTTTGCAGCGCTTCTGTAAAATGAGTAGCGGAGCGTTTTTCCTCTTCCGAAAAGTTGCCCTGTGTGCTCATAGAATGCACCAGGTAATAAGCCGCATCAATGTTTACAGGAACCAGGTGAGGCGGAATAGGTTGCAGCAGGTCTGCTTCTATAGCGTACAGCCGGGTACTATTATAAATATCACTGTTAAGCCTGGATTTGTCGCGGGTAATACAATATACGGAATGCCCCTGCTCTAAAAGCACGGGCAATAGTCTGCGGCCGATATAACCGGTAGCGCCTGTTAACAGAATGTTCATTGTTTCTATTACAAAAGGCAACCGGTTTTGTTCATGCAGGAAGGTGAACAGCAACTTTATATATATGTTAATCCGGTTTGTTATTGGTGCTTTTCTCTCCTAAAGAAAACCAGTTGCCTGAGTCGTCTTTGAATAGGGCTTCATACCCATAAAATTCCTTTGTTGGTTCTTTTTTAAACTCCACACCTTTAGCCTTCAGTTCTTCATAAGTGGCCAGTAGGTTATTGCATTCAAATACACCGAAGCCGAACGTGCCATTGCGTACCAGGTTTTGCATTTGTAAGGCAGATTCTTTACTGAACATCATACCCTCCTGAATGGCCATTAATGAAATTTCCAGATCGGGCTGCTCTGGCGGGCATACCGTAAGCCAGCGCATGCCGGGCCCCATAGGGGCATCTGTATGTACTTTAAAGCCGAGTTTATTTACATAAAACTCATAGGCACTATCCTGATCCAGCACAAAGATGCTGACATGATTTAATTTGGTGATCATCGCTTTTTTTTTCAAATGTCAGCTATGCCATCAGATGGGATGTATTGAAAATTGCTATTTTGCCAGGTGTTGCTCTAAAAAGCAATTCGGGATAAAGGAGAGTGGTTGTTGCAGCATCCTTTTCTTTCTTTCTATACAGCGCTGCTGGTAATGGGAAGGGGCAAAGCTGGTCTGGCGTTTGAAAAGTATAGAAAACGAACTGACGCTGTCAAAGCCTACTGCAAAACAAACTTCTTTGATGGGCTGGGCTTGTTCCAGCAATAGCCGTGCTGCATCAATTCTAACACTGATAAGGTACTGATGCGGTGTTTTGCCATAAATGGTTTTGAAAAGCCGGATAAAGTGAAACTTGGAAAACCTTGCTTCACCGGCGATATTGTCAAGGTTCAGCATTTCCTGGAAATTATTATCTATAAATAGCTTTGCCTGTACAATTCTTCTGTAGAGGTAAACCGGCGGTATTATTTCCTTTCTTGCCATGTGGTAATTTACAAAAAAAACATTTCCTTCAATAACTGATATAAATAATCAAGGCAACGGTACAGTTTTTTAGTAGCTTTCTGGTATTTTCTCATAAGAAAGAAGAAGGAATTGGAGGAAGACTTTATTATAAGCTGCCCCCTTGTTTATACAAACACGGGAGGCAGCTTTTTCGTTACAGTTTGTGTTAACGAAGGGTTTATTTCACTACCGGAAAATTGCCTCCATCAATAATGAGGTTCGCGCCGGTGATATAAGAGGCGGCGGGCGAAACAAGAAAGTAAACGAGTTCTGCTGTTTCTTCTGGTTCTGCCATTCTTCCTATTGGTACACCACCAACCCTTTCAAAAAGTTTGCTGGTCATTTCCTCCACAGTGATATGGGCTTGTTGGGCATAATCTTCCAAAAAGGTTGTCATAGCTTCTGTTTTATTTAAACCTGGTGATACAGTTACTACTCTTACTCCTTTACTGGCGACCTCTGTAGCCAATGCTTTACTATAGGTGTTTAACGCTGATTTTGCAACACTATAAGCCATCGTAGACTCCCAGATAGGGAACTGGCCGCTGGTAGAAGATATATGAATGATCACACCACTTTTTTGCTCCAGCATTTTAGGCAGTAAAGCCTTGTCTAAACGCACAGAAGACAGCAGGTTCACTTGCAGTGCCTGGTTCCAGTGTTCATCTGTAAGTGTGTTGAATCCGCCACCTGGGAAAGTGTTGGCCCCCATGTTATTAATCAGTATATCTATTCGTCCGAATTGCTCATGAATGGCATTAGCTACTTTATTTACTTCTTCGGCCCGGGATAGATCTGCTGCAATAAACGAGTAGGTTGCATCCGGTTCGTTCGGTTGGTTTCGGGCTGTAACAATAACAGTAGCACCTGCCTGTTCCAGTCTTTTGACAATAGCTTTACCAATTCCTTTTGTTCCGCCTGTTACCAGGGCAATTTTACCTTGTAATACCGCTTCAATTGTTTGTTTACTTTCCATGTTACTTACTTTTTACTGATGCTTTGTTATTTGCCAAAAAATGGATTTACATTAGTTTCGTAAAGTAACTGAAACAGTTGTTTTCCTGTATTCTCACAACACGAATTGGTGGTAACGTTCAGGTAACTAAAAACCAAAAAGTGGTAACATTCATGTAACCAATGAAGAAATTTAAAGAACATACTTCCACCTGTCCAATCGTGTATACGATGACTTATATTGGCGGGAAGTGGAAACCTATTATCCTGGGCCGACTGGTAAATGGAGCGGTAAGATTTGGAAAGCTGGTGGTTCAAATACCGGATATATCGCGTAAGATATTGACCGAACAATTGAAAGAATTAGAGGATGACGGATTGATTATCCGGCATAGTTATAACGAAAAACCACCGCGTGTTGAATATGAACTAAGCGATATGGGTAAATCGGTTATTCCCATCCTGATGGCTATGACAGAATGGGGAGCGCAAATGCACAATGCTATAGCCAAACATAAATAACCGGAGTGAGTGCTGCTAACCTTTTGGGGAAGTGTTACGGAAAAAATATTCGTACGGACGGAAGCTGGGTTTGTACGGACGGAAGTTGGGTTGTGTAGAACCTAAGTGTTGCATGGTCATGCAAACAACTGGTTTGTTCAAATATATTTTCCGTAGGCACGGACAGTGGTTCTGTTTGCACGGACGGAATTTCTGTTTGGTCATACGCAATACTGGTTTGTACGAACGCAAGTTGTGTATGGCCAAACGGAACCCCTGTATGCACAGACGCTAACCTTGTATGGACGGATAGTTTTTCCGTTTGTGCAAACAGGACTTCGGTAC encodes the following:
- a CDS encoding VOC family protein, which codes for MITKLNHVSIFVLDQDSAYEFYVNKLGFKVHTDAPMGPGMRWLTVCPPEQPDLEISLMAIQEGMMFSKESALQMQNLVRNGTFGFGVFECNNLLATYEELKAKGVEFKKEPTKEFYGYEALFKDDSGNWFSLGEKSTNNKPD
- a CDS encoding SDR family oxidoreductase — encoded protein: MESKQTIEAVLQGKIALVTGGTKGIGKAIVKRLEQAGATVIVTARNQPNEPDATYSFIAADLSRAEEVNKVANAIHEQFGRIDILINNMGANTFPGGGFNTLTDEHWNQALQVNLLSSVRLDKALLPKMLEQKSGVIIHISSTSGQFPIWESTMAYSVAKSALNTYSKALATEVASKGVRVVTVSPGLNKTEAMTTFLEDYAQQAHITVEEMTSKLFERVGGVPIGRMAEPEETAELVYFLVSPAASYITGANLIIDGGNFPVVK
- a CDS encoding helix-turn-helix domain-containing protein, producing the protein MARKEIIPPVYLYRRIVQAKLFIDNNFQEMLNLDNIAGEARFSKFHFIRLFKTIYGKTPHQYLISVRIDAARLLLEQAQPIKEVCFAVGFDSVSSFSILFKRQTSFAPSHYQQRCIERKKRMLQQPLSFIPNCFLEQHLAK
- a CDS encoding SDR family oxidoreductase, with protein sequence MNILLTGATGYIGRRLLPVLLEQGHSVYCITRDKSRLNSDIYNSTRLYAIEADLLQPIPPHLVPVNIDAAYYLVHSMSTQGNFSEEEKRSATHFTEALQSTAVQQIIYLGGIANAAQLSKHLQSRKQVETILQNGRAPVTVLRAGIVVGSGSASFEIIRDLAEKLPVMIAPRWLNTHTQPIAIRNVVEFLTGVLLKEATFGNTYDLYGPDRLTYKDLLEIYAEERGLKRYIFTVPVLTPRLSSYWLYFVTSTSYLLARNLVDSMKVETLARPNNLAEQLHIRPIDYRNAIRMAFDKIEQNMVLSTWKDALVSTPRFHYHAYPMQAPAYGCFKDRREMQATNTDNALNKIFAIGGTSGWYYADWLWEFRGFLDKVFGGVGLKRGRKNSTQLYIGDSLDFWRVLYASRAEKRLLLYAEMRLPGEAWLEFSISDTGMVLQEATFRPVGLLGRLYWLMMLPFHFFIFRGMLKKIATADTDTMQAS
- a CDS encoding winged helix-turn-helix transcriptional regulator; its protein translation is MKKFKEHTSTCPIVYTMTYIGGKWKPIILGRLVNGAVRFGKLVVQIPDISRKILTEQLKELEDDGLIIRHSYNEKPPRVEYELSDMGKSVIPILMAMTEWGAQMHNAIAKHK